In Clostridium sp., one DNA window encodes the following:
- the der gene encoding ribosome biogenesis GTPase Der, translating into MGKPIVAIVGRPNVGKSTLFNKLAGKRISIVGDKPGVTRDRVYAEAEWLKYNFTIIDTGGIEPESSDMLISQMRRQAQIAIETADVIIFIVDGKEGLTDADREVAQMLRKSGKNIVLAVNKIDNIKFEDNAYEFYNLGIGDPIAISASQGLGLGDMLDEVVKYFKHENTDSQDDEYIKIAFIGKPNVGKSSLINKLLGEERVIVSDIPGTTRDAVDSYLERDGDKFILIDTAGIRRKNKVKEEIEKYSVIRTYTAIERADVCILLLDATQEISDQDEKIIGYAHEMRKSIMVVINKWDLIEKDTKTMNKFKNMIDKSLSFMSYAPYIFISAKTGQRVGKVLDTVKTCYDNYNKRIKTGILNDVINRAIMMKEPPVMGTRRLKIYYVTEIGVKPPTFVFFVNDSGCVHFSYSRYLENQLRENFDFTGTGIKLEFRERKE; encoded by the coding sequence ATGGGAAAACCGATAGTAGCAATAGTGGGAAGGCCGAATGTAGGAAAATCCACACTATTTAACAAGCTGGCAGGAAAGAGGATATCCATAGTAGGAGATAAGCCTGGAGTTACAAGAGACAGAGTATATGCAGAAGCAGAATGGCTTAAATATAATTTTACTATAATAGATACTGGAGGAATTGAGCCTGAAAGCAGCGACATGCTTATTTCACAGATGAGAAGGCAGGCACAGATAGCCATAGAAACAGCTGATGTAATAATATTCATAGTGGATGGAAAAGAAGGCCTTACCGATGCAGACAGAGAAGTTGCCCAGATGCTGCGGAAAAGCGGGAAAAATATAGTCCTTGCAGTAAATAAAATAGATAATATCAAGTTTGAGGACAATGCTTATGAATTCTATAATCTGGGTATAGGTGATCCTATAGCCATATCGGCTTCACAGGGACTTGGACTTGGAGATATGCTTGATGAGGTAGTCAAATACTTCAAACATGAAAATACCGATTCTCAAGATGATGAATACATAAAGATAGCTTTCATAGGGAAACCCAATGTAGGAAAATCTTCACTCATAAATAAACTGCTTGGAGAAGAAAGGGTAATTGTAAGTGATATACCAGGTACTACGAGGGATGCTGTGGACAGTTATCTTGAAAGGGACGGAGACAAATTCATTCTAATAGATACTGCAGGTATAAGAAGGAAGAACAAAGTAAAAGAAGAAATCGAAAAATACAGTGTTATAAGAACCTACACTGCCATAGAAAGGGCTGATGTATGTATTCTGTTGCTGGATGCCACTCAGGAAATAAGTGACCAGGATGAAAAAATAATAGGCTATGCACATGAAATGAGAAAATCCATAATGGTTGTAATAAACAAGTGGGATCTTATAGAAAAGGACACAAAAACCATGAATAAATTCAAGAACATGATAGATAAAAGCCTATCCTTCATGTCTTATGCTCCATATATTTTTATATCTGCTAAAACGGGACAGAGAGTTGGAAAGGTTCTGGATACAGTAAAAACATGTTATGACAATTACAACAAGCGGATCAAGACGGGAATACTGAATGATGTGATAAACAGGGCTATTATGATGAAAGAACCACCTGTAATGGGAACCAGGAGACTTAAGATCTATTACGTTACGGAAATTGGGGTAAAACCTCCTACGTTTGTATTTTTCGTAAACGATAGTGGATGTGTTCATTTTTCATATAGTAGATATCTTGAAAATCAGCTTAGAGAAAATTTTGACTTTACAGGTACGGGAATAAAACTTGAATTTAGGGAAAGGAAGGAATGA
- a CDS encoding DUF512 domain-containing protein — MKNEISAVKKGSIAEEMGVEVGDRLLTVNNKEVEDIIDYKFLISDDYIEVEIEKKDGELWTLEIDKEYDEDLGLEFKDFILDKPKSCHNKCIFCFIDQLPEGMRETLYFKDDDSRLAFLQGNFVTLTNMSETDMDRIIKYKISPINISVHTTDPELRVKMLNNRFAGNLYDRLKKLADAHIKMNCQIVLCPDINDNEKLEKTIEDLFKLYPEIKDVAVVPVGVTKYRKGLFNMKLYDKCSAVRQLDRMNILQQKYISKIGQPFIKMSDEFYVIAGRDVPDSSFYNGFSQLEDGVGMIRLFRNNINIGLENLKNYPSNLKGSFTFITGKSAYNEIKSAADKIMKINNNISIEVRGIVNNFFGSTITVAGLVTACDIIKQLGGCSLGENVIIPECMLRKGYEIAMDKRRVFLDDITVEELEHELGRKICICKYSGEDLVDIIIENSTL; from the coding sequence ATGAAGAATGAAATATCTGCAGTGAAAAAAGGCAGTATAGCAGAGGAAATGGGCGTAGAAGTTGGAGACAGACTTTTAACCGTCAACAACAAAGAAGTTGAAGATATAATAGACTATAAATTCTTGATAAGTGATGATTACATAGAGGTTGAAATAGAGAAAAAAGACGGAGAGTTATGGACACTTGAAATAGACAAGGAATATGATGAGGATCTGGGCCTGGAATTCAAAGATTTTATATTGGATAAACCAAAAAGCTGCCATAACAAGTGTATATTTTGTTTTATAGATCAATTGCCAGAGGGAATGAGAGAAACACTGTACTTTAAAGACGATGATTCGAGACTTGCATTTCTTCAGGGTAATTTTGTTACTCTTACAAATATGAGTGAAACAGATATGGATAGGATAATTAAATATAAAATAAGTCCCATAAATATATCTGTACATACAACTGATCCGGAATTGAGAGTAAAAATGCTTAACAACAGATTCGCTGGCAATTTATATGATAGGTTGAAAAAGCTTGCTGACGCCCATATAAAAATGAATTGCCAGATAGTCTTATGTCCTGATATAAATGACAATGAAAAGCTTGAGAAAACAATTGAGGATCTTTTTAAATTATATCCCGAAATTAAAGACGTGGCGGTGGTACCTGTTGGAGTTACTAAATACAGAAAGGGCCTCTTTAATATGAAATTATATGATAAGTGTTCCGCAGTCAGGCAGCTTGACAGGATGAATATTCTCCAGCAGAAGTATATTTCTAAAATAGGTCAACCTTTTATCAAAATGTCAGATGAATTTTATGTTATTGCAGGAAGAGACGTTCCGGATTCCAGTTTTTATAATGGATTCAGTCAATTGGAAGATGGCGTTGGAATGATACGGCTGTTTAGAAATAATATAAATATTGGTCTTGAAAACCTTAAAAATTACCCTTCTAATTTAAAGGGTTCTTTTACGTTTATTACAGGAAAATCTGCTTATAACGAAATAAAAAGTGCAGCGGATAAAATTATGAAAATAAATAATAATATTTCTATAGAAGTGAGAGGAATAGTGAATAATTTTTTTGGAAGTACAATAACTGTAGCTGGTCTTGTTACGGCATGTGATATAATTAAACAGTTAGGAGGATGCAGTTTGGGGGAGAATGTAATTATTCCAGAATGTATGCTCAGAAAGGGATATGAAATTGCCATGGATAAAAGAAGGGTATTTTTGGACGATATAACAGTAGAGGAGCTTGAACATGAACTTGGCAGGAAAATATGTATATGCAAATACAGCGGCGAGGATTTAGTAGATATTATAATAGAAAATTCAACTTTGTAA